Part of the Myxococcales bacterium genome is shown below.
CGTCCAGCTCCGCGGACTTCCCGTCCGCGCTCAGCGCGGGGGCCTGGAATCGACCTCGCTCCAGGCGCTTGTAATACAGGACGAACCCGCCCCGGTCCCAGAACAGGATCTTGCACCGGTCCAGCCGGCGCCCGAGGAACACGAAGAGGTGCCCGCCAAATAGCCGCTCCTCCCCCCACTCCCGACGCACGATCGCCGCCAGCCCATCGTGGCCAGCGCGGAGGTCGACGGCGCCCACCGCCAGGTGAATACGGAGGCTCGACCGTAGCCCCAGCATCACACCCCCAACGCCCGCGCCACCGCCGCCACGTACCCCGGGTCCGTCCCTTCCTCGAAGTACACACCGACCTCGCCCACCTCGAGCTTCACCCGTCGACCAGGCCCGGCTTCGCCCCTCGACGGAGGACACGCGGCGCTCACACGGATCGGCACCAGCGAAGTCGACGTCGCCGACCCGAGCTTCGCTCGCCATCTCAGCACCGACGAGGCGCTCACGCCGTGCCGCCTCGCCACCTCGCCAACCCCCTTGCCGCCCTCGACCTCGGACACCACACGCCGCCAGAAACCCTCGCTCTTCGCCGCTGCCATACCTCAACCTCCGGACCCCAGTCTCCCTCCCCACTAGACCTCCGCCCAGACGTCGAACCCCGGACGGTTACGCTACAACGACGCCCGACTCCATGTCCACGACGTGCTCCGCCTTGTAGGCAAGCCGAGTCCGTCCGTCCTTGAGCCGACAGATCCGCGCATCGTCGTCGGTCGACGAGACCCAGTCCGCATTCGACACCTTCTTGCCCTTGCGCTGGCGGTC
Proteins encoded:
- a CDS encoding transposase produces the protein MAAAKSEGFWRRVVSEVEGGKGVGEVARRHGVSASSVLRWRAKLGSATSTSLVPIRVSAACPPSRGEAGPGRRVKLEVGEVGVYFEEGTDPGYVAAVARALGV
- the tnpB gene encoding IS66 family insertion sequence element accessory protein TnpB, which translates into the protein MLGLRSSLRIHLAVGAVDLRAGHDGLAAIVRREWGEERLFGGHLFVFLGRRLDRCKILFWDRGGFVLYYKRLERGRFQAPALSADGKSAELDATGLAMLLDGIDVARVRRPEAWTPKIGRCA